One Babylonia areolata isolate BAREFJ2019XMU chromosome 27, ASM4173473v1, whole genome shotgun sequence DNA window includes the following coding sequences:
- the LOC143301548 gene encoding uncharacterized protein LOC143301548: MTTPTTMAQEFPMGWYVAPTLPVFTGEPGKMSAEDFIVEVKRVLAAYPMGDEMAAYFVYSHLQGTARRELMLRDLEETNTPEKVINILLGVFGDGRRVTTLLSTFFSREQLPEESTLDYSHALCSMGRIIRTKSTGALTAEMLRDHLIDGLWNLLLKRELRQVVRREPHTTFIQARDEALRLWQEMEEDQRQQQAREQMAQLGDQLLLLQESGASSD, from the coding sequence atgacaaccccaactacaatggcgcaggagtttcccatggggtggtacgtagcacccacactgccagtattcactggtgagccaggcaagatgtcggctgaggacttcatcgTGGAGGTGAAGCGGGTCCTGGCTgcataccccatgggagacgagatggctgcctactttgtttacagccatctgcagggaaccgcacgcagggagctgatgctgcgggacctggaggagaccaacaccccagagaaggtgatcaacattctgctgggggtgttcggtgacgggcggcgtgtcaccacactgctgtccacctTCTTCAGCAGGGAGCAGTTGCCAGAGGAGTCCACCTTGGACTACTCCCATGCTCTGTGCAGCATGGGGAGGATCATCCGGACGAAgagcactggggccctcaccgctgagatgctgagggaccaccTCATTGATGGCCTCTGGAAcctcctgctgaaaagggagctgcgccaggtagtgagaagggagccacacaccaccttcatccaggcgagggatgaagccctgagactgtggcaagagatggaggaggaccaacgacagcaacaggccagggaacagatggcacagtTAGGGGATCAACTGCTGTTGTTGCAGGAGAGT